Proteins from a single region of Apostichopus japonicus isolate 1M-3 chromosome 21, ASM3797524v1, whole genome shotgun sequence:
- the LOC139963007 gene encoding protein-glucosylgalactosylhydroxylysine glucosidase-like, producing the protein MKMWIRSRRLLFAVFFAFGLCLLLFVRQLDSYLFSSDTKGKISEHVRKLKVSTFEKPCLCNEKYTDISSKPTSFQTEKFPDQYCCQPTIGNGFVATVVYSNRVHMNGLYNGRYGGSHRARIPSMAAISFHLPSNMSIKSQSFTLDVEQGVFIRFAETTEFNVTQRIYAHEYLSRLLVNDISVVRNPGATKEDVTLVLTNNTGPTSEDINFKTANSTRPGVGYMFGNTTVSETETSGTLPVHMYWTLVPQNVTLSAPETSHTWTFMTSVSNSSTESASFYDRGQKSVSSGTLFSTHRDLWLHKWSQGRVDLDQDLQLAKAIYGSMYYILSSLPPLRIASKPDHDFTFYGLSPASLASGDMTGNSYKGHVFWDQETWMYPSILIFHPELARRMLESRTIHLDAAAAMAKSNGYDGIKFPWEMAYSGFEVCPIPPYSSNELHINGDIAFATQQYIQLTNDLDFLNHQGGLQLIEGLAKFWASKAVYDSKSDTYSIKDVMGPDEYHQNVTNSVYTNSIAKISLRLPSLAARKLGTVASPKWQEIADKLVIPFDPKRNYHPEFDGYQLGTRIKQADAILLGYPLMVNISETTRRNNLELYDTIDGYHVTDVNGPAMTWSMYVIGWLEEGNFTKAKENLKKSLLNLQQPFKVWTEEATGYGAVNFITGMGGFLQSIVYGYTGFRIKLDALSFGFTLPSTSTEFNITGVTYLGNELDFRLTNSTLMINITSRALTGEELEVEVGDKTFQLKIGEPVSTDNLPGEVRKVKSNNSSRRKMQRKSQDKTRNPFKRRKEELASRYSKGG; encoded by the exons ATGAAAATGTGGATTCGTTCGAGGAGGCTACTGTTCGCCGTATTTTTTGCATTTGGCCTTTGTTTGCTACTGTTTGTACGCCAACTGGACAGTTATCTCTTTAGTTCTGATACTAAGGGCAAGATAAGTGAACATGTTCGAAAACTAAAGGTCAGTACCTTTGAAAAACCCTGCCTCTGCAATGAGAAGTACACAGATATATCAAGCAAACCAACTTCCTTCCAAACTGAAAA GTTTCCTGATCAATATTGTTGTCAACCTACCATTGGCAATGGATTCGTAGCAACCGTCGTCTATAGCAACAGAGTTCATATGAATGGACTTTACAACGGTCGCTATGGAGGGAGTCATCGGGCAAGGATTCCATCCATGGCAGCAATTTCTTTCCATTTACCTAGTAACATGTCAATAAAATCACAAAGCTTTACCTTAGATGTCGAGCAAG GTGTTTTCATCAGATTCGCAGAAACGACGGAATTTAATGTCACACAAAGAATCTATGCCCACGAGTATTTGAGCAGATTGTTAGTGAATGATATCAGTGTGGTCCGTAACCCTGGTGCTACGAAGGAGGATGTTACGTTGGTACTCACTAACAATACTGGTCCTACCAGTGAAGACATTAACTTCAAGACAGCCAATTCAACTCGGCCTGGAGTTGG GTACATGTTTGGCAATACTACTGTATCAGAGACAGAGACCAGTGGTACCCTTCCTGTCCACATGTACTGGACTCTCGTACCACAGAATGTAACCCTATCGGCACCAGAAACGTCTCACACTTGGACATTTATGACTTCTGTCTCCAATTCTTCCACTGAGTCAGCATCCTTTTATGACAGGGGACAAAAGTCTGTTTCCTCTGGGACCCTGTTTTCAACACATAGAGATTTATGGCTTCACAAATGGAGCCAGGGTCGAGTGGACTTAGATCAAGATTTGCAGCTCGCCAAAGCCATTTACGGGAGCATGTACTATATATTGAGTTCTCTGCCCCCGTTGAGAATCGCATCGAAGCCGGACCATGATTTCACGTTCTACGGTTTAAGTCCGGCTAGTCTAGCCAGCGGTGATATGACCGGTAATTCATATAAAGGTCATGTCTTTTGGGACCAAGAGACATGGATGTACCCATCCATTTTGATATTCCACCCGGAATTAGCTCGAAGAATGTTGGAGTCCCGGACTATACATCTGGATGCCGCAGCGGCTATGGCCAAGAGCAACGGTTACGATGGCATCAAGTTTCCTTGGGAAATGGCATACTCTG gttttgAAGTTTGTCCTATACCGCCCTACAGTTCGAATGAGCTACATATCAACGGCGACATAGCGTTTGCGACTCAGCAGTATATACAGTTGACTAACGACCTAGACTTCTTGAATCATCAAGGAGGTCTTCAATTGATTGAAGGGCTTGCTAAATTCTGGGCCAGCAAAGCTGTGTATGATTCAAAGAGTGATACATATTCAATCAAAG ATGTCATGGGACCAGACGAATATCATCAGAATGTCACAAATTCTGTTTACACAAACAGTATTGCCAAGATCAGTTTAAGACTGCCCTCACTGGCAGCTCGGAAACTAGGAACAGTGGCATCACCAAAATGGCAGGAAATTGCTGACAAACTTGTCATCCCCTTTGATCCAAAAAGGAACTACCACCCAGAGTTTGATGGCTATCAATTAG GAACTAGAATCAAACAGGCAGATGCCATCCTGTTGGGATACCCTCTGATGGTGAACATTTCCGAGACGACTCGTCGAAACAATTTAGAGCTGTACGATACAATCGATGGTTACCACGTCACAGACGTCAACGGACCAGCAATGACCTGGAGTATGTACGTGATTGGTTGGCTGGAAGAAGGAAACTTCACCAAGGCAAAGGAGAATCTAAAAAAGAGTTTATTGAACTTGCAACAACCTTTCAAG GTGTGGACAGAGGAGGCGACAGGGTACGGCGCCGTCAACTTCATCACAGGAATGGGAGGGTTTCTTCAGTCAATCGTTTACGGATACACTGGATTTAGAATCAAGTTAGACGCCCTTAGCTTTGGGTTCACTCTTCCTTCGACATCCACAGAATTTAATATCACAGGCGTCACATATCTAGGTAACGAACTGGATTTCAGATTGACGAACTCGACGTTGATGATAAATATAACATCGAGAGCACTGACAGGGGAAGAATTGGAAGTTGAAGTAGGAGACAAAACATTCCAACTGAAGATAG GAGAGCCTGTTTCAACTGACAATTTGCCAGGAGAAGTAAGGAAGGTCAAGTCCAACAACTCGAGTCGACGCAAAATGCAGAGAAAATCTcaagacaagacaagaaatCCATTCAAACGAAGGAAAGAAGAACTAGCATCCAGATATTCCAAAGGAGGATAA
- the LOC139963012 gene encoding uncharacterized protein isoform X1, with amino-acid sequence MYQMKILYCSERLATTLRNSLEMSTTDPCVVVVGEASETDSEDEEIEHPPHVRPQLASSSDKGGVVVQGEASETDSDDEPVQVKSRQQSPESLLIHADFPPLKVEALPSPRDASSSSPDTTSLSSLSLNIREGLGAPKYDTLIHHNLRDKNASLLINIYDSVGGALTEVSRTVYSANQQMHRSQIVIQDVCQLIKNFCKDLDLVTQKLDVINTTQYIPTINIPSASNLDMESTIHGP; translated from the exons ATGTACCAGATGAAGATACTTTACTGCAGCGAGAGGCTAG CCACAACCCTTCGGAACAGTCTTGAGATGTCGACTACGGATCCATGTGTAGTCGTTGTTGGTGAGGCAAGTGAAACAGATTCAGAAGATGAAGAAATTGAGCATCCCCCACATGTAAGACCTCAACTAGCTTCAAGTTCTGACAAGGGTGGAGTAGTGGTCCAAGGTGAAGCCTCTGAAACTGACAGCGATGATGAGCCCGTACAGGTTAAATCCAGACAACAAAGTCCCGAAAGCTTATTAATTCATGCAGATTTTCCACCTCTTAAAG TTGAGGCTCTTCCTTCGCCCAGAGATGCGTCTTCTTCTTCTCCAGACACAACCAGTCTCAGTAGTCTCAGCCTGAATATTAGGGAAGGGTTAGGAGCTCCTAAATATGATACCCTAATCCATCATAATCTAAGAGACAAGAATGCATCACTACTCATCAATATTTATGATTCTGTGGGCGGAGCTTTAACTGAGGTATCGAGAACAGTTTATTCAGCTAATCAGCAGATGCACAGATCACAGATTGTGATCCAG GATGTCTGTCAGCTGATCAAGAACTTTTGTAAGGACTTGGATCTTGTCACGCAGAAGTTGGACGTTATTAATACAACTCAATACATTCCTACCATCAATATCCCTTCAGCAAGTAACCTAGACATGGAGTCCACAATACATGGACCATAA
- the LOC139963012 gene encoding uncharacterized protein isoform X2, which produces MSTTDPCVVVVGEASETDSEDEEIEHPPHVRPQLASSSDKGGVVVQGEASETDSDDEPVQVKSRQQSPESLLIHADFPPLKVEALPSPRDASSSSPDTTSLSSLSLNIREGLGAPKYDTLIHHNLRDKNASLLINIYDSVGGALTEVSRTVYSANQQMHRSQIVIQDVCQLIKNFCKDLDLVTQKLDVINTTQYIPTINIPSASNLDMESTIHGP; this is translated from the exons ATGTCGACTACGGATCCATGTGTAGTCGTTGTTGGTGAGGCAAGTGAAACAGATTCAGAAGATGAAGAAATTGAGCATCCCCCACATGTAAGACCTCAACTAGCTTCAAGTTCTGACAAGGGTGGAGTAGTGGTCCAAGGTGAAGCCTCTGAAACTGACAGCGATGATGAGCCCGTACAGGTTAAATCCAGACAACAAAGTCCCGAAAGCTTATTAATTCATGCAGATTTTCCACCTCTTAAAG TTGAGGCTCTTCCTTCGCCCAGAGATGCGTCTTCTTCTTCTCCAGACACAACCAGTCTCAGTAGTCTCAGCCTGAATATTAGGGAAGGGTTAGGAGCTCCTAAATATGATACCCTAATCCATCATAATCTAAGAGACAAGAATGCATCACTACTCATCAATATTTATGATTCTGTGGGCGGAGCTTTAACTGAGGTATCGAGAACAGTTTATTCAGCTAATCAGCAGATGCACAGATCACAGATTGTGATCCAG GATGTCTGTCAGCTGATCAAGAACTTTTGTAAGGACTTGGATCTTGTCACGCAGAAGTTGGACGTTATTAATACAACTCAATACATTCCTACCATCAATATCCCTTCAGCAAGTAACCTAGACATGGAGTCCACAATACATGGACCATAA